GCATGCTCCAAGTCTATTTCGTGTTCGAGATTTAATAGTGTTCATATGACTGAGACCTGAGATGAGACAATGATTTCAAGACTCAcatttggacacactggactaaacagtacactttttAAAATAGAcaaacacaatacaggcagatgCGACTACTGTGGGAAAGCCGAAACAATAGAGCAAGTTATGAtctattgtcagaaatatgaggcaggaaGAAGGCATATGActcaaaataaaagtacaatttggtttagtagatattctacagaagaattAAACTGGGCGTTATAACATTTTATTTCCGTCTCAGATGACTAATCTAATTGAAgatttgagttttgtttgtttgttttgtttttgttttttgggaggggggataGTGTAACTAATAGACATTCTGATCTACACTCCATACCAGTTGGTAGCGGTAATGTGCTAATTCGTTGTTTGTCAACCGCCAATGGACACCAAGTAGAAGACGAAGAAGCTGAACATTGGGAATATTGTGATGAACGTCGAGACCGTTCAAGACCTCTGAACCCATCGTcgtcttaaaatgttttttattaaaCCGCTGAGCTCAGTGATGGATCAACCCATCGCCGGAATATGTTTGGAGTTTGAAAGAAGGATCGCAGTTTATGAGGCTGAAATCTCACGTCTAAAGAAGGAAAACTATCGTCAGAGGAAACTATTGGACGCCGTTTCTAAACCTGAAGTACGGATCTACAAATCAGGTTTGTACGATTAAACTGGCCAAATTATTTTAGTTCAATGCATCAGTATCATTCACTTAGCACATTAGACCttattcatcaatcgttcgtcaatgcaaatgtgttcttacacccccatggaattttttagcccttcaGTTTGTCTCGGGGACTAGTGTAGATCCTGGGTAACCCCGGAATGTAGACGCCAGGAGTTGAACacgtgtctttgcaagcctgcgtgattgctcgttgcgagaggtagacaatagatggtaGGTGGAAGGAATTGCAAATAACCATCAGATTTCGCTGCGGGCTTAAAGACAATCCCGAGAGCTAAAAAAAATATCCATGATGCGTCATTGCATAAATATGGATCGCACAGCGAGTGGAACAGGAGGAGCTTTGTAATGACGCTTGTCACATATTTGTACGTACCGAAGTAATCACGTTATGAAGACAGATCAAACTTCTGCAGAGTAATATCTTTACTAATTTCTTCACCCATTTTCACAATCCTGCTTCTTGGTTGAATAAGTCACGAAGTCCTTATCGCGTCACAACGTAACACATCAAAATAACCAGTGGAACTTTCTGATGATGTTGTTTCTTTTTTCGACAAAGCGCTGTGGAGTAATCCAGTTTTTAAATTAAGGCACATTTCCACATTGTTTCCAGCATATGGCTGAAACTACATCCCACTTTGtatgaaataaacaaaaaacaaaatacaatatTTGCTTTTCATTGCAATGACTGAAAAGTTGAGCTCAAAAGATGTTCGCAGGTCACCTATGCGTAAGTAAGCTCATGCGCACATGCACAGGTCACAAAGcctgcaatcaaaattattcatgGATTTTCAAAAGCTTCAGGTCTCTGTCGGAATTTAAACAAATGGGAGTTATTTGCTTTAAAAAGCTGTGACATAACCTCTATTGATGATATACCCGGTCAAAGAAAAGGTTAATTGTTTGGGCATTCTTGTAACCAAGGATCAAcaagacagatgcactcttaattTTAGTCCAACGATTTAAAAAGCGGAAAATGAATTTAATCGCTGGTCACAAAGAGATCTGTCCTTGAAGGGACGTGTCCTCCTATCAAAAGCTAAATGTATTTCTAGGCTTGTTTATGTTGCATCCTCTCTTTTCCTTGATAACAAAGCTGCCACACACAAAATGACCAGTTgctattgattttttttggggttttttttttgtggaaaaatcGTATACATTACATCAGAAAATCTGTAGTTATCAATTCTTGCAAAAATGGTGGTCTTGACTTTTTGGACTTCTCTATCTTGAACAACGTGTTGAAGATTAACTGGTTAAAGCATTTTTTGAAAAATGACTCCTCCATGTGGAACTTCATTCCCAAATTTGTTTTTAATCAAATTGGAGGGCTCCCCTTCCTATTGGTATGCaattataaaacaaataaaataccaGTTAAACTGAAATTTTCACAAACGGGCTTTATTGGCGTGGAAATTAATTTACAAGCACAATTTCTCACCACAACGTTATTATATCTGGAATAATGGGGGTATCTTATGTAAAAAATAGGAGTATATCTCTGAAGAATTGGTTTGACAGAAACATCTTTTTGGTGCGTCAGCTGATTACCCCCAGAAGGCCATCTTATGAACTACAATAAATTCATCTCTCATTTCAATTTTTCTGTCACAATTAAGGAATTTGCTCTGATAATGAGGGCTATTCCTAATGGTTCTGTAATTTTGTGCAAGGGTTTAGTTCAAAAAGATGTTTCTTTGGTTAATCCTGCTTATTCTCCTtgtgggaaaatgtgtttctcaccaTTCTGCAAGAATAATAACCAAGCTATTCGCTCTTTGCTTCAGAGTGAGGTTGTCACGAAGCATTATGTCACTGCTTATTTGGGCAACTTTGCTAAGAATATTCCATGGTCAAAAGTGTGGTCATTTGACTGATAAATACTTTATTAATAATAAGATAAgagaggtttcctttaaaattTTACATAAATTTTACCCTGCAAAGCATTTTCTCAAGAAATTTAAGGCtgatataaatataaattgttctttttgctcagctcatCCAGAAACTGTGCCCCATCTTTTTTGGCATTGTCAATATTCTAGGACTCTATGGAAAGATGTTTCAAAATTTATTAGTGACTCCTTATACATGGATTTggcattgttttatgagtatattatttgaCTATGACAATAAATTTGAGGAAAGAGCATATATCATAACTCTATTGATCATTCTAGCTAAATTCTATATACATTAGTGCAAGTTTACAAACCAAAGACCCTTAATGTTTTTTTATAAAGGTTTTGAACAGTACATAAAAGTATTAAGTCTAGTGCCAATAAAAAGGCCCAAAAAACTGTAATGGCATGTGTTCGCTGTAaatatgtatgtaaatgaatTGTGAACTTAGCTGTTGTGtctaaaatgtttttgttttgttgttgttttttttatctggCCTACCCCTCTGGCATGTTTGTTTGTACTGTAGTCATTCGTGTTGTAAAAATGTGACACGTGTACAACTTGTTAAAGTCcataaaggagggaaaaaaaacctgtGACACACATGTAAATCATCAATGCAGTGTTTCTATTCATATTCTGCACGTTTCACTCATAAGTTCTTCTGAAAGATTACCATCTCTGCTTGTGCTTTGATGCCCACTTCTCTATACAAATacattataataaaaaaaaaacatgttagaCAGCTCATTACTGGCCAGGGGATAGACCAGATATTTAGCCTTGATATTTGAATATAAATTCAAACTCGCCTACATTTCTTTTTTAGATATCAAAAATGGTTTTGTTAAAGTGACTGCCCTAAGGCATATCACTTAATATTTCATTGACCATGATTTTATGTAACCTGTCCAGTGATAGTTTCCCTTAATATTTACATTTTGTCTCTCCCCTCTAGACCTCCAGCAGCTCTTAGTTTCTGAAGATGAGGTTCCCTCTGTGAAGCAGGAGTATAGTCCCAGTCTGAACCCAGTGGAGCCAGAGCCCCCACACataaaagaggaagaggaggaactcTGGAGCAGCCAGGAGGAAGAGAAGCTTCAAGGATTGAAGGAGAAGGCTGACATTATTAAGCTGTCATCTTCTCCTGTCCCTGTGAGGAGTAAAAATTATGAAGAGAACGTTCAGTCCTCTCAGCTTCATCAAAGCCGaactgaggagaaaagagaggcagAGCCTCCAGCCAGCACCTCAACTGAGCAGATGAAACCAGAACCTGGTGGAGAGGACTGTGGACCATCAGAACAAACCAGTAACCTCGATCAAGATGGTGCTTTACAACCAACTAGTGATGGAAATCTCTCTTCAGACTGTTGTGAAAATGAGACTGAAGACAGTGATGATGGTTGGAACAAAGCTAGAGAACTTCAGACAGAGGACAATGAAATCAGTACTAAGAGATCTGCTGAGAATAAACCCTTCAGTAGCTCAGTCTGTAGTAAAGGATTTACTACAAGAGGAAACATGCAGAGACAAATGACAATACATATTGGAAAGAAACCTTTCAgatgctcagtctgtggtaaaaggTTTTCTGAAAGATGGCATATGAAGGCACACATAAGAATACATATAGCAACAAAGcccttcagttgctcagtctgcggtaaagcgttttctcaaagaggacatatgacgacacacatgagaatacatacaggagagaaacctttcagttgctcagtgtgtggtaaagtgttttctcaaagaggacatgtgacgacacacatgagaatacatacaggagagaaacctttcagttgctcagtctgcggTAAAGTGTTTTCCAGAACAGGACATATGAagagacacatgagaatacatacaggggagaaacctttcagttgcccagtgtgtggtaaagggttttctcaaagaggacacatgaagacacacatgagaatacatacaggagaaaaaCCCTTTAGTTGCTTAGTGTGCGGTAAAGCGTTTTCTCACAAAAGAAGTATTGagtcacacatgagaatacatacagaaaCAAAACCCTTAAGTTGCTCAGTGTGCGGTAAACAGTTTTCCCAAAGAAGACAAATGCAGTCGCACATGAGAATACATATAGGAGAAAACCCCTTTGGTTGCTCGGTCTGCGGAAAAGTGTTTTCTCAAAAACAATATGTGCAAATACACATGAAAATACATAAGAAACCTTACAGTTGCTCAGAGTGTGGTAAAGCGTTTTCTCAAAAAGAAGATATGCGAAGACACACAAGAGTACATACAGGAGAAAAAccctttagttgctcagtctgcAGTAGAAGGTTTTCTCAAAGAGGAAGTGTGCagtcacacatgagaatacatataGGAGAAAACCCCTTTGGTTGCTCGGTCTGCGGAAAAGTGTTTTCTCAAAAACAAAATATGCAAATACACATGAAAATACATAAGACACATTACAGTTGCTCAGAGTGTGGTAAAGCGTTTTATCAAAAAGAAGATCTGCGAAGACACACAAGAGTACATACAGGAG
This DNA window, taken from Lampris incognitus isolate fLamInc1 chromosome 7, fLamInc1.hap2, whole genome shotgun sequence, encodes the following:
- the LOC130115249 gene encoding zinc finger protein 83-like; amino-acid sequence: MDQPIAGICLEFERRIAVYEAEISRLKKENYRQRKLLDAVSKPEVRIYKSDLQQLLVSEDEVPSVKQEYSPSLNPVEPEPPHIKEEEEELWSSQEEEKLQGLKEKADIIKLSSSPVPVRSKNYEENVQSSQLHQSRTEEKREAEPPASTSTEQMKPEPGGEDCGPSEQTSNLDQDGALQPTSDGNLSSDCCENETEDSDDGWNKARELQTEDNEISTKRSAENKPFSSSVCSKGFTTRGNMQRQMTIHIGKKPFRCSVCGKRFSERWHMKAHIRIHIATKPFSCSVCGKAFSQRGHMTTHMRIHTGEKPFSCSVCGKVFSQRGHVTTHMRIHTGEKPFSCSVCGKVFSRTGHMKRHMRIHTGEKPFSCPVCGKGFSQRGHMKTHMRIHTGEKPFSCLVCGKAFSHKRSIESHMRIHTETKPLSCSVCGKQFSQRRQMQSHMRIHIGENPFGCSVCGKVFSQKQYVQIHMKIHKKPYSCSECGKAFSQKEDMRRHTRVHTGEKPFSCSVCSRRFSQRGSVQSHMRIHIGENPFGCSVCGKVFSQKQNMQIHMKIHKTHYSCSECGKAFYQKEDLRRHTRVHTGEKPFSCSVCSRGFSQRGTMLSHMKIHRGEKPFGCSVCGKLFSRRGYMKTHMIIHTGTKPFSCSVCKKGFSQRANMQSHMRIHTGEKPFSCSICSKGFSQKHVGQDALVVMQQQFRGSGKAENLALEELIKSAIRLDNRKRERRRERALGRRSLSVTYTPPNLFEFPSSAHTPSPGSLDSCANPPSPLAAGEPMQLGRAKLTPEERQRQLGSHLYIYCGRKGHLLAQCPERPKGQAHQ